In Paenacidovorax monticola, the genomic window AGTCTTCCCCAAGCTGCGCGCGGCCGGCTGGAACGGTCACTGGATCGACGCCGCCTCCACGCTGCGCATGAAGGACGATGCGGTCATCATCCTCGACCCGGTCAACATGCCCGTGATCAAGAACGCCCTGGCCAAGGGCGGCAACAACTGGATCGGCGGCAACTGCACGGTGTCGTGCATGCTGATGGGCGTGGGCGCGCTGTACAAGGCCGGCCTCGTCGAGTGGATGAGCACCCAGACCTACCAGGCCGCCAGCGGCGGCGGCGCCCAGCACATGCGCGAGCTGCTCACGCAGTACGGCACGCTGAACGCCGAGGTGCGCTCCCTGCTGGACGACCCCAAGAGCGCCATCCTCGAGATCGACCGCAAGGTCATCGCCAAGCAGCGCACCCTGACGAGCGACGAGACCGCCAACTTCGGCGTGCCCCTGGGCGGTTCGCTGATTCCCTGGATCGACAAGGACCTGGGCAATGGCATGTCCAAGGAAGAATGGAAGGGCATGGCCGAGACCAACAAGATCATGGGCCAGGGCGAAGGCTTCGGCTCGCCGGCCGTGCCGGTGGATGGCTTCTGCGTGCGCGTGGGCGCCATGCGCTGCCACAGCCAGGCACTGACCTTCAAGCTCAGGAAGGACGTGCCCGTGGCCGACATCGAAGCCATGATCGCCGCCGACAACGAGTGGGTGAAGGTCGTGCCCAACACGCGCGAAGCCACGCTGAAGGACCTCACGCCCGTGGCCGTCACCGGCACCATGACCATCCCCGTGGGCCGCATCCGCAAGCTCGCGATGGGCCCCGAGTACGTCGGCGCCTTCACCATCGGCGACCAACTGCTGTGGGGTGCCGCCGAGCCCCTGCGCCGCATGCTGCGCATCCTGCTGGACGCCTGATCCAGCCCTTGGCGCGGACGCTTCCACAGCGTCCGCGCCCTCTTTCGCCCACGCGGCACATTGACACACCCTGTTACGGCTCGTTGTCAATTGACAACGACGCAGCGTCCCATCCGCGCCCCTGGCGGCGCGATCAAAGCTTCCGCGCTACCTTAGCTTGTCAGTGCAAAACATTGCTGCTAAGGTGCTTTTCACATTTTTACAGCGCCGGGGCGGGACGGACCATGAGAACAAAAGCGCCGCTCGATCGCGCCGCACAACCTTCACAGTTGATGGCAAACATGCATCGTTGGAAATTCTCCGCTCTGGCCGCCGCGGCCGTGCTGTCGACCGGCTTCTATGCCGCCGACGCCTCGGCCCTGGCCCTGGGCCGCATCACCGTGCAGTCGGCACTCGGCGAGCCTTTGCGCGCCGAGATCGAGCTGCCCCAGATCACGGCCGCCGAAGCGGAATCGCTGCGCGCCCAGACCGCCGCCCCCGAGGCTTTCCGTGCCCAGGGCATGGAGTATTCGCCCGCCGTCAATGGACTGCAGATCCAGCTGCAGCGCCGCACCGACGGCACCGCAGTGCTGCGCCTGTCCAGCAGCCGCCCCGTGAATGAACCGTTCGTGGACCTGGTGCTCGACGCCACGTGGAGCTCGGGCCGCA contains:
- the asd gene encoding aspartate-semialdehyde dehydrogenase, with the protein product MSKLVGLVGWRGMVGSVLMDRMAQEKDFDLIEPLFFSTSNAGGKAPAMAKNETTLQDAFDIEQLKRCEIIITAQGGDYTTEVFPKLRAAGWNGHWIDAASTLRMKDDAVIILDPVNMPVIKNALAKGGNNWIGGNCTVSCMLMGVGALYKAGLVEWMSTQTYQAASGGGAQHMRELLTQYGTLNAEVRSLLDDPKSAILEIDRKVIAKQRTLTSDETANFGVPLGGSLIPWIDKDLGNGMSKEEWKGMAETNKIMGQGEGFGSPAVPVDGFCVRVGAMRCHSQALTFKLRKDVPVADIEAMIAADNEWVKVVPNTREATLKDLTPVAVTGTMTIPVGRIRKLAMGPEYVGAFTIGDQLLWGAAEPLRRMLRILLDA